One window of the Chryseotalea sp. WA131a genome contains the following:
- a CDS encoding TIGR04283 family arsenosugar biosynthesis glycosyltransferase, with product MTSGISIIIPAVDEAAIIQKTIRQFKDSENLEVVVVDGGSKDNTASMAAEVGAIVIPCPIRSRAAQLNLGASKAKHGILFFVHADVIVPASYQDDIQKSVRNGYEAGCYRSGYDRYPGLMRINAYLTRFNLLSFRGGDQTLFITKKAFQALGGYNEYYTIMEDYDLLRRLQEAKVPFELIQKDVVISTRKYDSNSWLRVQIANGVAMFMFKGGMHPEKIKQAYKRLLNYRQENY from the coding sequence ATGACGTCCGGTATTTCCATCATTATCCCCGCAGTAGACGAGGCTGCCATCATTCAAAAAACAATTCGTCAATTTAAAGACTCAGAAAACCTAGAGGTAGTGGTGGTGGATGGAGGCAGTAAGGATAACACAGCATCAATGGCTGCGGAAGTAGGCGCCATCGTGATTCCATGTCCGATTCGCTCACGAGCAGCTCAACTAAATTTAGGTGCTTCGAAGGCAAAACACGGCATCTTATTTTTTGTACACGCAGATGTCATTGTTCCCGCTTCGTACCAAGACGATATTCAAAAATCAGTTCGGAATGGATACGAAGCTGGATGCTACCGCTCGGGATATGATCGATACCCGGGCTTGATGCGGATTAACGCTTACCTGACCCGCTTTAACTTGTTGAGCTTTCGCGGAGGAGACCAAACGCTGTTCATTACAAAAAAAGCATTTCAGGCACTAGGAGGTTATAACGAATATTACACGATTATGGAAGACTACGATTTGCTGAGGCGATTGCAGGAAGCCAAAGTCCCGTTTGAATTGATCCAAAAGGATGTTGTTATTTCTACGCGCAAATACGACTCTAATTCGTGGCTTCGTGTACAAATTGCCAACGGTGTAGCGATGTTTATGTTTAAAGGAGGTATGCATCCTGAAAAAATAAAACAAGCTTATAAGCGATTGTTAAATTATCGCCAAGAAAACTATTAA
- a CDS encoding YkgJ family cysteine cluster protein, which translates to MTIQEKVEAVEKVFKKLDEQIAELQSWSGLHCKWGCGKCCFKPDIESTILEFLPFAFYLYQNKLAEQWLRKLKASDSSICLILNPTQATAGLCSEYQYRGLICRLFGYSARTNKYDKKELVTCQIIKTEQQADFERAELGIANGREVPVMNQYYMQLHGIDFELTRDFYPINKAIEKAIETVLGYFAYRDVT; encoded by the coding sequence ATGACCATTCAAGAAAAAGTAGAAGCAGTTGAGAAAGTTTTCAAAAAACTGGATGAACAAATCGCTGAACTCCAATCATGGTCAGGCTTGCACTGCAAATGGGGCTGTGGCAAATGCTGTTTCAAACCCGATATTGAATCCACCATTTTGGAATTTTTACCCTTTGCTTTTTATCTGTATCAAAACAAGTTGGCCGAGCAGTGGCTACGTAAACTAAAAGCCTCTGATTCTTCCATTTGCTTGATTTTAAATCCGACCCAAGCCACCGCTGGACTTTGTTCGGAATATCAATACCGTGGATTGATTTGCAGATTGTTTGGGTATTCGGCACGCACCAATAAGTACGATAAAAAAGAATTGGTGACGTGCCAAATCATTAAAACAGAGCAGCAAGCAGATTTTGAAAGAGCAGAGTTGGGAATTGCCAATGGCAGAGAAGTGCCCGTCATGAATCAATACTACATGCAATTGCACGGCATCGATTTTGAGTTGACACGTGATTTTTATCCAATCAATAAAGCAATTGAAAAGGCCATTGAAACGGTTTTGGGGTATTTTGCTTATCGTGATGTAACCTAA
- a CDS encoding DUF255 domain-containing protein, with protein sequence MKNALLIFLVLSSNLLFAQSEQPAVSAKVNWLTFEQAVEKSKTEKRKLFVDVYTDWCGWCKVMDKNTFAEPTIAKLLNEKFYPVKFNAEQREDVVFQGTTFKFIQQGNNGAHQLAAALLNNQLSYPTVTFMEEDYSGVYPIPGYRKPEEFHPLLVFFLENQHKKGGNAYADFLKTYKSPYTATVVKQEGSRH encoded by the coding sequence ATGAAAAATGCCCTTCTGATTTTTTTAGTGCTTAGTTCAAATCTGCTGTTCGCTCAATCGGAGCAGCCCGCAGTGTCTGCTAAAGTGAATTGGCTTACTTTTGAACAAGCGGTGGAAAAATCCAAAACGGAAAAGCGGAAACTTTTTGTAGATGTTTATACAGATTGGTGTGGCTGGTGCAAGGTGATGGATAAAAACACGTTTGCAGAGCCTACCATTGCCAAATTATTGAACGAAAAATTCTATCCTGTAAAGTTTAATGCCGAGCAACGTGAGGATGTAGTGTTTCAAGGAACTACCTTTAAATTTATTCAGCAAGGCAATAATGGAGCGCATCAATTAGCGGCTGCTCTTTTGAACAATCAATTGAGCTATCCAACCGTTACTTTTATGGAAGAAGATTATTCAGGGGTATACCCCATTCCTGGGTATCGCAAGCCAGAAGAATTTCACCCTCTCTTGGTTTTCTTTTTAGAGAATCAACATAAAAAAGGAGGAAATGCGTATGCTGATTTTTTGAAGACCTACAAGTCGCCTTACACTGCCACTGTTGTTAAGCAAGAAGGTTCGCGCCATTGA
- a CDS encoding LPP20 family lipoprotein has product MKRTLFLLLIAAGCSPSVTNTSLKTDLQDSKPAWLSAKPDQSFYYIGIGRGIKTGTANYLQAAKKSALEDLVSEIKVNVSGTSTLSQIDANKEFQEKYEQIIKTTAADEIEEFELVDSWQDERNYWVYYRLSKQRYKEIKDEQKRNAVSIGLDFFTKAKQAERNNDPVLALGFYYQGFRAIEKYLAEPIRLEFEGREILLTSEVVANMQLLLDKMEISITPAEVSLNRRVSIDDQSFIAKAYDKKSRKIISDLPLRASFEKGSGIVFPDYKTNAEGLAKILLTKISSRDLEQTVSIKVNPLSFAGGSATKIDSLVVQKLVVPRATILLKVQRPLVYVASIEKSLGNPKANQQITNRIKNYLTNAGFEFTDQKGKAELALDVDANSEKGAVSGSIFITYVTAVIRVSSVKDNKEIYATTLDRIKGFSLDYERSSQEAYNKSLDVLEKEKLPELLNSILQ; this is encoded by the coding sequence GTGAAACGCACTTTATTTTTATTGCTGATTGCCGCTGGCTGTAGCCCATCGGTAACCAATACTTCCCTTAAAACCGACCTTCAAGACTCTAAACCTGCTTGGCTTAGCGCGAAGCCAGATCAATCGTTTTATTATATCGGAATTGGTAGAGGTATTAAAACTGGGACTGCTAATTATCTGCAAGCGGCAAAAAAAAGCGCTTTAGAGGATTTAGTTTCTGAAATCAAAGTTAATGTTTCGGGCACTTCTACCTTGAGCCAGATCGATGCCAACAAAGAATTTCAAGAGAAGTATGAGCAAATTATTAAGACCACCGCTGCTGATGAAATTGAAGAATTTGAACTAGTAGATTCTTGGCAAGACGAACGCAACTATTGGGTGTATTATCGTCTATCCAAGCAACGCTACAAAGAAATTAAAGACGAACAGAAAAGGAATGCCGTAAGCATTGGGTTGGATTTTTTCACCAAAGCCAAACAAGCCGAGCGAAACAACGATCCGGTATTGGCGTTGGGATTTTATTACCAAGGCTTTCGCGCCATTGAAAAATATTTAGCGGAGCCCATTCGGTTAGAGTTTGAAGGAAGGGAAATTTTATTGACCAGCGAAGTAGTAGCCAACATGCAGTTGCTATTGGATAAAATGGAGATTTCAATAACACCAGCAGAAGTTTCTCTCAATAGAAGAGTTTCCATCGATGACCAATCCTTTATCGCAAAAGCCTATGATAAAAAATCGAGAAAGATAATTTCAGATTTGCCGTTGCGGGCTTCTTTCGAAAAAGGTTCTGGCATTGTGTTTCCAGATTACAAAACAAATGCTGAAGGCTTGGCCAAAATATTGTTGACCAAAATCAGCTCGCGCGATTTGGAGCAAACGGTTTCAATTAAAGTAAACCCACTGAGTTTTGCTGGAGGCTCGGCTACTAAGATTGATTCGTTGGTAGTTCAAAAATTGGTAGTGCCACGTGCTACTATTTTATTGAAGGTACAGCGGCCGTTGGTTTATGTGGCTTCGATTGAAAAAAGCTTGGGCAATCCAAAAGCCAACCAGCAAATTACCAACCGCATCAAAAACTATCTAACGAATGCAGGTTTTGAATTCACCGACCAAAAGGGGAAGGCCGAACTGGCTTTGGATGTTGACGCTAACTCTGAAAAGGGAGCCGTTTCGGGCAGTATTTTTATAACCTATGTTACAGCCGTTATTCGGGTTTCTTCCGTTAAAGACAACAAAGAGATTTATGCCACCACCCTCGATCGGATTAAAGGATTTAGCCTGGATTACGAACGGTCAAGTCAGGAGGCTTATAATAAATCGCTGGACGTATTGGAAAAAGAGAAACTTCCTGAATTGTTGAACTCAATTTTACAATGA
- a CDS encoding LPP20 family lipoprotein: MKRIANYSLVIVAAAAAIISGCKAKQKTPDGEKEVIVPCSGPDFFTNNKVFRANSIGESMDQVTSKKKALTNARNELAQSIQTTVKTVTDNYTNSRSMNRKEELEQKFEQLNREVVEQTLQGVRTICEKLVQTKDGNYKTYIAIELSADDLVKQYNQRLSTDDRLKIDYDYEKFKDTFNQEMEKRSKGN; encoded by the coding sequence ATGAAAAGAATAGCAAATTATTCGCTCGTGATAGTAGCTGCTGCGGCTGCAATAATCAGCGGCTGTAAAGCCAAACAAAAAACACCTGATGGCGAAAAAGAAGTGATCGTACCTTGCTCGGGACCAGATTTCTTTACCAACAACAAAGTATTTCGCGCCAATTCTATTGGTGAGAGCATGGATCAGGTGACTTCTAAAAAGAAAGCTCTGACCAATGCGCGTAACGAACTAGCTCAATCTATTCAGACTACTGTTAAAACAGTTACAGATAATTATACCAATTCTCGCTCAATGAATCGTAAAGAAGAATTGGAGCAAAAATTTGAGCAGTTGAACCGTGAGGTGGTAGAGCAAACTTTACAAGGCGTGCGCACCATTTGCGAAAAGTTAGTTCAAACAAAAGACGGTAACTACAAAACCTATATCGCCATTGAACTTTCGGCTGATGATTTAGTAAAGCAATATAACCAACGCTTATCTACCGATGACCGTTTGAAAATCGACTACGATTACGAAAAATTTAAGGATACCTTCAATCAAGAAATGGAAAAGAGATCAAAAGGAAACTAA
- a CDS encoding CAP domain-containing protein, whose translation MKRALSICFLMLLASSCFGQDKIEKVLELLNIARTNPQSFLTEYLNPYIEKHELTKNRFAISLVNDLKTRDKVESLQLSSALTATAEAHAIDMGTKNKVGHTSSNGVTFDKRLRERAKAKGAVAENCDYGNVEPIDIVMSLLIDDGIENLGHRKNILEPRLHYIGIAIEKHKKYGFNCVMDFAEKF comes from the coding sequence ATGAAAAGAGCACTATCTATTTGCTTCTTGATGTTGCTTGCCTCCTCTTGTTTCGGCCAAGATAAGATTGAAAAAGTACTAGAGCTATTAAACATTGCGCGAACGAATCCACAATCTTTTCTTACGGAATACCTAAATCCTTATATTGAAAAGCATGAGCTAACAAAAAATCGTTTTGCCATTTCATTGGTGAATGATTTAAAAACCAGGGACAAAGTAGAAAGTTTGCAACTTTCTTCAGCTTTAACGGCAACGGCCGAAGCTCACGCTATCGATATGGGTACCAAAAACAAAGTAGGGCACACCAGCAGCAACGGAGTAACCTTTGATAAGCGCTTACGCGAACGGGCCAAAGCCAAAGGCGCAGTTGCTGAAAATTGTGACTACGGGAATGTTGAACCAATCGACATTGTGATGTCGCTATTGATTGATGACGGAATCGAAAATTTGGGGCATCGAAAAAATATACTTGAGCCTCGCCTGCATTACATTGGGATTGCTATCGAAAAACACAAAAAATACGGATTCAATTGTGTCATGGACTTTGCAGAGAAATTCTAA
- a CDS encoding orotate phosphoribosyltransferase, whose amino-acid sequence MITIQEKTATEIASKLLQIGAIKLNIKTPFTWSSGWKSPIYCDNRLALSYPLIRTYIKHSLVQAIREHFPQAECIAGVATAGIPQGALVAEEMGLPFVYVRPKPKEHGMGNLIEGKIEKGQKVVLIEDLISTGGSSLKAAQAMREAGFKVIGMVAIFTYGFEASEKAFAEEKVPLICLSDFSHLLPEAIQQKYLDEDQLIYVKSWRLDPANWK is encoded by the coding sequence ATGATTACTATTCAAGAAAAAACGGCCACCGAAATTGCCAGCAAGCTGCTGCAGATTGGCGCCATCAAACTAAACATCAAAACCCCCTTTACATGGAGTTCAGGTTGGAAATCCCCCATCTATTGCGATAATCGGTTGGCGCTTTCCTACCCACTCATTCGTACCTATATCAAGCACAGTTTGGTACAAGCTATACGCGAACATTTTCCGCAAGCGGAATGTATTGCTGGGGTAGCCACAGCCGGCATACCGCAAGGCGCGCTGGTGGCTGAAGAGATGGGCTTGCCCTTTGTTTACGTTCGTCCTAAACCAAAGGAACACGGCATGGGCAATTTAATTGAAGGAAAGATTGAGAAAGGCCAAAAGGTAGTGTTGATCGAAGATCTGATCTCCACAGGAGGAAGTTCATTAAAAGCGGCTCAGGCCATGCGCGAGGCAGGGTTTAAAGTAATTGGGATGGTCGCCATTTTTACTTATGGCTTTGAGGCTAGTGAGAAAGCATTTGCCGAAGAAAAAGTGCCATTGATATGTCTAAGTGACTTCAGCCATTTGTTGCCTGAAGCAATTCAACAAAAATATTTAGACGAAGATCAATTGATTTATGTAAAATCGTGGCGGTTGGATCCAGCCAATTGGAAGTAA
- a CDS encoding NUDIX domain-containing protein, whose protein sequence is MNLFVNDIPVRILKANEKALSGHYNYEIDASKEAISKAKLINHVWLHHAAIKDMDNVFDLLNSKVPTNLLSLTISINDYLGFMEYLKDRYKVIKAAGGLVRKKDKFLIIYRMKKWDLPKGKKESGERSSETAVREVEEECNVKVKLGSKICTTWHTYTMGKSNMLKKTKWYKMDLIDDSNSKPSLEEDIEELRWMTEKEVYHALENSYKSIRFVFEEYYRKREKVS, encoded by the coding sequence ATGAATTTGTTCGTAAATGACATACCCGTCCGCATTCTAAAAGCCAATGAAAAGGCACTTTCAGGTCATTATAACTATGAAATTGATGCTTCCAAAGAGGCGATTTCAAAAGCTAAGCTGATCAACCATGTTTGGCTACACCATGCTGCCATAAAAGATATGGACAATGTATTTGACCTACTCAATTCAAAAGTGCCCACCAATCTGTTGTCTTTAACCATCAGCATCAATGATTACTTGGGTTTTATGGAGTACTTAAAAGACAGGTATAAAGTAATTAAAGCGGCCGGTGGGTTGGTGCGAAAGAAAGATAAATTTTTGATTATTTATCGGATGAAGAAGTGGGATTTGCCAAAAGGGAAAAAAGAAAGCGGAGAGCGCTCATCCGAAACCGCTGTACGCGAAGTAGAGGAGGAGTGCAATGTGAAGGTAAAACTAGGCTCTAAAATTTGCACTACGTGGCACACCTACACCATGGGCAAGAGCAACATGCTCAAAAAAACAAAATGGTATAAAATGGATTTGATTGATGACTCGAACAGCAAGCCGAGTTTAGAGGAGGATATTGAAGAGCTTCGTTGGATGACGGAGAAGGAAGTATATCACGCCCTCGAGAATTCGTATAAATCCATTCGTTTCGTTTTTGAAGAATACTACCGAAAGCGCGAGAAGGTTTCTTAG
- the coaD gene encoding pantetheine-phosphate adenylyltransferase, whose product MKKVALFPGSFDPFTNGHHDIVLRGLTLFDEIIIAIGYNSGKSNRYFPIDFMISKIQETFQKHPQIKVQTYSELTAEYAKRNGANYLLRGLRNTTDFEYENSIAQVNRHLNKSLESVFLITSPEWASLSSSIIREVHRYNGDVSGFLPYKLE is encoded by the coding sequence ATGAAAAAAGTTGCTTTGTTTCCAGGCTCATTCGATCCTTTTACCAATGGCCATCATGATATCGTGCTGCGAGGATTAACTTTGTTTGATGAGATCATCATTGCCATCGGGTACAACAGCGGCAAAAGCAATCGCTATTTCCCGATTGATTTTATGATCAGCAAAATACAAGAGACCTTTCAAAAGCATCCTCAAATAAAAGTTCAAACCTATTCAGAGTTAACAGCCGAGTATGCCAAAAGAAATGGCGCAAATTATTTATTAAGAGGGTTGCGCAACACCACCGATTTTGAGTATGAAAACAGCATCGCGCAAGTAAACCGCCATTTAAACAAATCGCTTGAATCTGTTTTTTTGATAACCTCACCCGAATGGGCATCGCTCAGTTCTTCCATAATAAGAGAAGTACATCGATACAACGGTGATGTGTCAGGCTTTTTGCCTTATAAATTAGAATGA
- a CDS encoding DUF3822 family protein, with translation MQTTGANYKLIKKVKDDRFDEDNLHQYRLLIQLGIRDFQVAVVAENDNRLLFFEDYVLSELNSYHELLNLLKALFDAHEFLQAGFWREVKISIKNNKFIQLPKALFLEENSAEYLKFNASVDSALENILHCENNSLAITTVFSMQKLILEWLQSSYQNTQLKIFHQSAALIEGVIQISKSSTSTPLYVYVDRFKMHLISADKGKLIYYNQFIIHQFADYVKYIMLVMKTVGMDQQTSEVMLWGYIGKNSPHYLEFVKYVRNVSFGGRPTHMSFGYMFDDVQEHQFFDLYSLDLLS, from the coding sequence TTGCAAACCACCGGAGCGAATTATAAGTTAATAAAGAAGGTCAAAGACGACCGGTTTGATGAAGATAACCTTCATCAATACAGGCTGTTGATACAACTAGGGATTAGAGATTTTCAAGTAGCCGTTGTCGCTGAAAACGATAACCGGCTACTTTTTTTTGAAGACTATGTTCTGAGCGAATTGAATTCTTATCACGAGCTGCTTAATCTCTTAAAAGCACTGTTCGATGCGCATGAGTTTTTACAAGCTGGTTTTTGGAGGGAGGTAAAAATCTCGATCAAGAATAATAAGTTCATTCAGTTGCCGAAAGCTCTGTTTCTTGAAGAAAATTCGGCTGAGTATTTAAAGTTTAATGCTTCGGTTGACTCAGCACTCGAAAACATTTTGCATTGCGAAAACAATTCATTGGCGATCACTACGGTGTTTTCCATGCAAAAGTTGATTTTAGAATGGCTTCAATCCAGCTATCAAAATACGCAATTAAAAATTTTTCATCAGTCGGCTGCTTTGATTGAGGGCGTGATCCAAATCAGCAAATCATCAACATCAACTCCTTTGTATGTCTATGTCGATCGCTTTAAAATGCACTTGATCTCGGCCGACAAAGGGAAATTGATTTACTACAACCAATTCATTATTCACCAATTCGCTGATTACGTAAAATACATCATGTTGGTGATGAAAACAGTGGGCATGGATCAGCAAACCAGCGAAGTAATGCTGTGGGGATACATCGGAAAGAACTCTCCGCACTACCTTGAATTTGTAAAATACGTACGCAATGTTTCGTTTGGTGGAAGACCAACTCACATGAGTTTTGGCTACATGTTTGACGATGTGCAAGAGCATCAGTTTTTCGATTTATATTCGCTTGACCTGCTCAGCTGA
- a CDS encoding NUDIX hydrolase: MQESVHQFYGNRLRTRVCGLLVENNSILLVNHRGIADGDFWNPPGGSIEWRESAIDCLKREWMEETGLEIKVCDFLFACEFIQLALHAVELFFRVEKIGGVLSLGKDPEPGAPSLLQGLRFHSWQELERMNKRQLHGMFGLVTKPAQIVDLKGYFKL, from the coding sequence ATGCAAGAATCGGTTCATCAATTTTACGGAAATCGATTGAGGACGCGGGTATGCGGACTATTGGTTGAAAACAATTCCATACTATTGGTCAATCACCGAGGGATAGCCGATGGTGACTTTTGGAATCCACCCGGGGGAAGCATCGAATGGCGAGAATCGGCCATTGATTGCTTAAAGAGAGAATGGATGGAAGAGACCGGACTAGAGATTAAAGTTTGTGACTTTTTGTTCGCTTGCGAATTTATTCAATTGGCACTACATGCCGTGGAGCTATTTTTTAGAGTGGAAAAAATAGGAGGCGTCCTGAGTCTGGGCAAGGATCCAGAACCCGGGGCACCCAGTTTGTTGCAGGGGCTTCGATTTCATTCTTGGCAAGAATTAGAAAGGATGAACAAACGCCAACTTCACGGAATGTTTGGATTGGTAACCAAACCTGCCCAAATAGTTGATTTAAAAGGCTATTTTAAACTCTAA
- a CDS encoding DUF1573 domain-containing protein: MRYFFSVALVFCFASVKAQITTNTKGAVISWEKTSFDFGDIVQGEKVMHTFKFVNTGTEPLIITNIEVTCGCTIPKGWPRDPILPGGKGEIEVQFNSSGKFGRQNKVVTMVSNATLGNSQITFSANILEKKMPN; encoded by the coding sequence ATGAGATATTTTTTCTCGGTTGCGTTGGTCTTTTGCTTTGCATCAGTGAAAGCTCAAATAACCACCAACACAAAAGGTGCGGTTATTTCTTGGGAGAAAACCTCATTCGATTTTGGTGATATTGTTCAAGGTGAAAAGGTGATGCACACCTTTAAATTTGTGAACACAGGTACTGAGCCTCTTATCATCACCAATATAGAAGTAACGTGTGGCTGCACCATCCCTAAGGGGTGGCCTCGCGATCCCATCTTGCCGGGCGGCAAGGGAGAAATTGAAGTTCAGTTTAATAGCTCAGGTAAGTTTGGCAGGCAAAATAAAGTAGTTACGATGGTATCTAATGCCACCTTGGGCAATAGCCAAATTACTTTTTCGGCCAATATTCTAGAGAAGAAAATGCCTAATTGA
- a CDS encoding DUF423 domain-containing protein, giving the protein MKTQKDIIVVACILGMLGVGIGAFGAHALKGILMANNRLDTFELAVRYHFYHLLSLMTIGATFQLGNVTFLKWSANLLLVGILLFSGSLYVLAIFNQTAVAIVTPFGGLFLIAGWALAAYGFYKK; this is encoded by the coding sequence ATGAAAACACAAAAAGACATTATCGTTGTTGCCTGCATTTTGGGAATGTTGGGCGTTGGTATAGGTGCGTTCGGGGCTCATGCGCTTAAAGGGATATTAATGGCCAATAATCGGCTCGATACGTTTGAACTTGCTGTACGTTATCATTTTTACCACTTACTATCATTAATGACAATTGGGGCAACCTTTCAATTAGGCAATGTGACTTTTCTGAAATGGAGTGCTAACTTGTTGCTGGTGGGCATCTTGCTCTTCTCAGGGAGCTTATATGTTTTGGCTATCTTTAACCAAACCGCTGTAGCGATTGTCACACCTTTTGGCGGATTGTTTTTGATTGCCGGCTGGGCACTGGCCGCTTATGGGTTCTATAAGAAGTAA
- a CDS encoding YggS family pyridoxal phosphate-dependent enzyme, whose product MSIENNIKFFNNNLQGTSARLIAVSKTQPIAKLEEAYAAGQRIFGENKAQEMQTKYEALPKDIEWNMIGHLQTNKVKYLAPFVSLIHSVDSLKLLEEINKQGKKINRTINCLLQVYIAQEETKFGLDEAEVIQLVDHFPPELTHVKVKGLMGMASLTESKGQIRKEFKFLKNLFEKIKQKNTDLRIEMKELSMGMSADYTIAVEEGSTLVRIGTAIFGERDYSA is encoded by the coding sequence ATGAGCATCGAAAATAATATTAAGTTTTTTAATAACAACTTACAGGGTACTTCCGCCCGGCTGATCGCGGTAAGCAAAACCCAACCGATTGCCAAGTTAGAAGAAGCCTATGCCGCTGGTCAAAGAATATTTGGGGAGAATAAAGCCCAAGAAATGCAGACCAAATACGAAGCCCTTCCAAAAGATATTGAATGGAACATGATTGGGCATTTGCAAACCAATAAAGTCAAATACCTCGCCCCTTTCGTTTCACTCATCCATTCGGTGGATAGCCTGAAGTTGCTGGAAGAAATCAACAAGCAAGGAAAGAAAATCAACCGCACCATCAACTGCCTGTTACAAGTATACATTGCCCAAGAAGAAACCAAGTTTGGTTTGGATGAAGCGGAGGTAATTCAATTGGTTGACCATTTTCCACCTGAATTGACACATGTAAAGGTGAAAGGGCTGATGGGCATGGCTTCTTTAACTGAGAGCAAAGGGCAAATCCGAAAAGAGTTTAAATTTTTAAAAAATCTGTTTGAAAAAATCAAACAAAAAAATACTGACCTAAGGATTGAAATGAAAGAACTATCGATGGGCATGAGTGCGGATTATACTATTGCGGTGGAAGAAGGCAGCACATTGGTGCGAATAGGTACGGCAATTTTTGGAGAAAGAGATTATAGTGCTTGA